A region from the Nostoc sp. HK-01 genome encodes:
- a CDS encoding allergen V5/Tpx-1 family protein: protein MFRQPAFGIALSTLVLASGFITTPIPSHSSTNNTTQQFASSQLASSTTTFNTAALEKSVFEQINRYRSTKKLPKLTLNANISRQARIHSQNMAKGKVPFSHHGFEKRVMGTSIRFNSAGENVAVNQGYSNPASQAVIGWLDSPGHLKNIKGKYNLTGVGVATNQQGEVYLTQIFILTR, encoded by the coding sequence ATGTTTCGACAACCTGCTTTTGGCATCGCTTTAAGTACGCTTGTCCTTGCTAGTGGATTCATCACCACTCCAATTCCCAGCCACTCGTCTACCAACAACACAACTCAGCAGTTTGCTTCAAGTCAGTTGGCCTCATCAACTACTACCTTTAACACGGCTGCATTAGAGAAATCAGTTTTTGAACAAATAAATCGCTATCGATCTACTAAAAAACTGCCCAAGTTAACTCTAAATGCTAATATCTCTCGGCAAGCTAGAATTCACAGTCAAAATATGGCTAAGGGGAAAGTTCCTTTTAGCCATCACGGATTTGAAAAGCGTGTCATGGGTACTTCAATTCGCTTCAATAGTGCAGGCGAAAATGTTGCAGTTAATCAGGGATACAGCAATCCTGCTAGTCAGGCTGTGATTGGTTGGTTAGATAGTCCTGGACATTTAAAGAATATCAAGGGTAAATACAACCTGACTGGGGTTGGTGTGGCGACTAATCAGCAAGGCGAAGTCTACTTAACGCAAATTTTTATTCTAACTAGATAA
- a CDS encoding 3'-5' exonuclease, giving the protein MTLPDFQVCDRDINDSTLSEYLKAEAIAVDTETMGLLPQRDRLCLVQLCNSQGKVTAIRITRGQTQSPNLKQLLEAKNVLKIFHFARFDVATLRHNLGIYVQPVFCTKIASKLARTYTNRHGLKEVVQELEQVELDKSAQSSDWGNAANLTEAQLSYAANDVRYLISVQHKLSEMLKREERWELAQECFQVLPTIVSLDLLQFKDLFEH; this is encoded by the coding sequence ATGACATTACCAGATTTTCAGGTTTGCGATCGCGATATTAATGACTCTACCCTCAGTGAGTACTTAAAAGCCGAGGCGATCGCTGTTGATACAGAAACTATGGGATTATTACCACAGCGCGATCGCTTGTGTCTCGTTCAGCTGTGCAATTCACAAGGTAAAGTCACAGCAATTCGCATCACTAGAGGACAAACCCAATCGCCAAATTTAAAACAACTTCTTGAAGCCAAGAATGTACTGAAGATTTTTCACTTTGCCCGTTTTGATGTTGCGACTTTACGCCACAACTTAGGAATTTATGTCCAGCCTGTTTTTTGTACCAAAATTGCCAGTAAGTTAGCCCGGACTTATACCAACCGACACGGACTAAAAGAGGTAGTACAAGAGTTAGAACAAGTAGAACTTGATAAAAGCGCCCAAAGTTCTGATTGGGGTAATGCTGCTAATTTAACTGAGGCGCAATTAAGTTATGCTGCCAATGATGTTCGCTATTTAATTAGTGTCCAGCACAAGCTGAGTGAAATGCTCAAACGAGAAGAACGTTGGGAACTCGCACAAGAATGCTTTCAAGTTTTACCAACAATCGTTTCATTAGATTTATTGCAGTTCAAAGATTTATTTGAGCATTGA